The Punica granatum isolate Tunisia-2019 chromosome 4, ASM765513v2, whole genome shotgun sequence genome has a window encoding:
- the LOC116205026 gene encoding LOW QUALITY PROTEIN: wall-associated receptor kinase-like 9 (The sequence of the model RefSeq protein was modified relative to this genomic sequence to represent the inferred CDS: inserted 2 bases in 1 codon), translated as MLEDGRIVAVKKSITIDKGRVEQFVNEVIILSEINHRNVVKLLGCCLETEVPLLVYEFIPNGTLXQYLHDPDENLLVSWEMRLQIAVEVAGAISYLHWASSIPIYHRDIKSNNILLDEKYRAKVADFGALKVLSIDQTHVTTIVARTFGYLDQEYFRSSQLTDKSDIYSFGVVLVELLTEQKPGSVLRPEEHRGLVAYFISVMEEDQLFDIVDALVL; from the exons ATGCTGGAAGATGGGAGAATTGTCGCAGTTAAGAAGTCCATAACAATCGACAAAGGGAGAGTTGAGCAGTTTGTTAATGAGGTAATCATTCTCTCAGAAATCAATCATAGGAATGTGGTGAAGCTGTTGGGATGTTGTTTGGAAACAGAGGTTCCACTATTAGTCTATGAATTTATCCCCAATGGAACTCT TCAGTATCTTCATGATCCAGATGAGAATCTCTTAGTGTCCTGGGAAATGCGATTGCAAATTGCAGTCGAAGTAGCAGGAGCCATCTCTTACCTGCATTGGGCCTCGTCCATTCCCATCTATCACCGAGATATCAAGTCCAACAACATACTATTGGATGAAAAGTATCGAGCAAAGGTAGCAGATTTCGGGGCCTTGAAGGTACTCTCAATCGACCAAACTCATGTGACCACCATTGTTGCCAGAACATTCGGGTACCTGGACCAGGAGTACTTCCGCTCAAGCCAGCTTACAGATAAGAGCGATATCTACAGCTTTGGGGTTGTCCTAGTTGAGCTTCTAACTGAGCAGAAGCCAGGCTCTGTACTGAGACCAGAAGAGCACAGAGGCCTTGTAGCGTACTTCATTTCAGTTATGGAGGAGGACCAGCTCTTTGATATTGTGGATGCCCTGGTTCTTTAG